A single window of Fischerella sp. PCC 9605 DNA harbors:
- the cax gene encoding calcium/proton exchanger: protein MSGKNILFLVLLLFIPVSVLAHFLEWGDLIVFTTAGLAILPLAAWMGIATEEIAVVVGPTLGGFLNATFGNATELIIALIALRSGLVNVVKASITGSIISNLLLVMGLAMLLGGLRHKEQTFQPIVARMNAAAMNLAVIAILLPTAMDFTSSGISEKTLQNFSLAVAVVLILVYALTLLFSMKTHSYLYEVGIAETEVLETSHSKPNVGLWTGVLLLCTLLVAFESELLVDSLEAATSQLGLTALFTGVILVPIIGNAAEHTTAVTVAMKDKMDLSLSVAVGSSMQIALFVAPVLVIAGRFFGQPMDLDFSPFELVAVAVSVLIANTISSDGKSNWLEGTLLLAAYTLLGFAFYFHPIIDGMG from the coding sequence ATGTCAGGTAAAAACATTCTCTTTTTAGTTCTATTACTGTTTATTCCAGTTTCTGTGCTGGCTCACTTTTTAGAGTGGGGAGATTTAATAGTTTTCACTACCGCTGGCTTAGCAATTCTGCCCTTAGCAGCTTGGATGGGTATAGCCACAGAAGAAATAGCTGTAGTAGTTGGTCCTACACTCGGAGGATTTTTAAACGCTACTTTTGGGAATGCTACAGAACTAATTATTGCCCTCATTGCCCTCAGATCTGGGTTAGTAAATGTGGTCAAAGCCAGTATCACTGGCTCGATTATCAGTAATTTGCTACTAGTCATGGGTCTGGCCATGCTGTTAGGCGGCCTGCGCCATAAAGAACAGACATTTCAACCGATAGTGGCACGGATGAATGCTGCTGCTATGAATTTGGCGGTAATTGCCATTTTGTTACCAACAGCAATGGACTTTACCTCTTCAGGAATTAGCGAAAAAACCCTGCAAAATTTTTCTTTGGCAGTGGCTGTAGTATTAATCCTCGTCTACGCCCTGACACTGTTATTTTCTATGAAAACCCACTCCTATCTTTATGAGGTAGGTATAGCAGAGACAGAGGTTTTAGAAACTTCTCATAGCAAGCCTAATGTTGGGTTGTGGACTGGGGTATTGCTACTATGTACCCTCCTAGTAGCATTCGAGTCAGAACTACTCGTGGATTCTTTGGAAGCAGCCACATCCCAGCTAGGTTTGACCGCATTATTTACAGGAGTGATTCTTGTGCCTATCATTGGCAATGCTGCTGAACACACAACAGCTGTGACTGTGGCAATGAAAGATAAGATGGATCTCTCCCTTTCCGTTGCTGTGGGATCAAGTATGCAGATTGCTCTGTTTGTAGCTCCTGTGTTAGTAATAGCGGGGAGGTTTTTCGGTCAACCGATGGATTTAGATTTTAGTCCCTTTGAATTAGTGGCTGTGGCTGTATCGGTGTTAATTGCGAATACTATCAGTTCAGATGGTAAATCGAATTGGCTAGAAGGCACATTACTTTTAGCTGCTTATACACTCTTAGGGTTTGCTTTCTACTTCCATCCAATCATTGATGGCATGGGGTAA
- a CDS encoding class I SAM-dependent methyltransferase: protein MGFYSERILPYLLDWSLSDSNLAKYRQEVLAGVEGDVLEIGFGTGLNLSYYPEHIHKILTVDANPGVQTLAQKRIQASSITVDHRVLNGENLPMADNTFDSVVSTWTLCSIANVEQALKEIYRVLKPGGRFFFIEHGLSNEPKVQVWQNRLTPLQKIIADGCHFNRNIRQLVEKHFDTVSLEEFHAEKIPKIAGYMYKGIATKANPV, encoded by the coding sequence ATGGGATTTTACTCAGAAAGAATCCTTCCCTATCTTCTTGATTGGTCACTATCCGATTCAAATCTCGCTAAATACCGTCAAGAGGTTTTAGCAGGTGTGGAAGGAGATGTTTTAGAAATTGGTTTTGGAACAGGGTTGAATCTTTCTTACTACCCTGAACATATTCACAAAATTCTCACAGTTGATGCAAACCCTGGCGTTCAAACCTTAGCCCAAAAGCGTATTCAGGCATCCTCAATTACTGTAGACCATCGGGTGCTAAATGGTGAAAACTTACCAATGGCAGATAATACCTTTGACAGCGTAGTGAGTACTTGGACGTTATGTAGCATTGCAAATGTTGAACAAGCCCTCAAAGAAATTTACCGGGTATTGAAACCAGGAGGACGATTCTTTTTTATTGAACATGGACTAAGTAATGAGCCTAAGGTTCAAGTTTGGCAAAACCGACTAACTCCATTGCAAAAAATAATTGCAGATGGATGTCATTTTAATCGCAATATTCGGCAACTTGTTGAGAAGCACTTTGATACTGTGAGCTTGGAAGAGTTTCACGCCGAGAAAATACCAAAAATTGCTGGGTATATGTACAAAGGAATCGCAACTAAGGCGAACCCCGTTTAA
- a CDS encoding peptidoglycan-binding domain-containing protein produces MKILLFSPVPLLLCSSALVSVAAPSQQIAQVIAQASINRPTLTPGSQGQTVSELQAALKLLGFYTGTVDGVYNETTAKAVSQFQQAAGLSANGIVDATTWQKLFPGEAIASSSPTPSATNSASSFPVPSQIGNNSTPVLTQIGNNSPIIATPPEPTPATPPRQATPANSQNKPVTRSSSVRTQQTTRTQQTTRTQEIPGVQYTSRGLPILRLGMRGSEVAKLQQKLRKLGYFRINADGNFGKETETAVKDLQSRYDIKPDGVVGGATWELLLQQH; encoded by the coding sequence ATGAAAATACTGTTATTTTCCCCTGTACCTCTGCTTCTTTGCTCCTCTGCTTTAGTATCAGTTGCAGCACCTTCACAACAAATTGCCCAAGTAATTGCACAAGCTAGCATCAACCGTCCCACTCTTACACCAGGTAGTCAAGGGCAAACTGTATCAGAACTTCAAGCAGCGTTGAAACTTTTGGGCTTTTATACGGGTACAGTAGACGGAGTATATAATGAAACAACAGCCAAAGCTGTTTCTCAGTTTCAACAAGCAGCAGGCTTAAGTGCAAATGGCATTGTTGATGCAACTACTTGGCAAAAACTTTTTCCAGGCGAAGCGATCGCATCTTCATCTCCTACTCCTTCTGCCACAAATTCCGCCAGTAGCTTTCCTGTTCCCTCTCAAATTGGGAATAACTCTACACCTGTTTTAACTCAGATAGGGAACAACTCCCCAATAATTGCTACTCCTCCTGAGCCTACACCCGCAACACCTCCTAGGCAAGCTACACCTGCTAATTCTCAAAACAAGCCTGTAACACGCTCATCGTCTGTACGCACTCAACAAACCACACGTACGCAACAAACTACGCGCACTCAAGAAATTCCTGGTGTTCAATACACCTCGCGAGGATTGCCGATTTTACGTTTAGGAATGCGCGGTTCTGAAGTTGCAAAATTGCAGCAAAAACTGCGAAAACTTGGTTACTTCAGAATTAATGCTGATGGCAACTTTGGCAAGGAAACCGAAACAGCGGTGAAAGACTTACAAAGCCGCTACGATATTAAACCTGACGGTGTAGTTGGTGGCGCAACTTGGGAACTTCTACTGCAACAGCATTAG
- a CDS encoding 5-(carboxyamino)imidazole ribonucleotide synthase has protein sequence MKRVGVIGGGQLAWMMAGAANKLGIELVVQTPSPNDPAVAIAHETVFASVDDAAATEILATKCDIITFENEFVNLEALSLLAKKGVCFRPSLESLAPLLDKYHQRCYLRDLGLPVPQFFDIDGVLKENTKDGTQELGVCSQELGIENENISKFSQIIELDFPLVLKARRHGYDGQGTFIVNDIETLRQKLESAIAKKSILSHPAFLLEEFIPFAREVAVIAARSVHGEVVIYPIVETQQEEQVCRRVIAPANISPQVAAEVEKIARTLLNSLEAVGIFGIELFITADDRVLVNEIAPRTHNSGHFSLDACEISQFEQHLRAVCGLPLGNPNLLCPCAIMVNLLGYEKSQSNYIAKRQQLEQIPQAHIHWYGKTESRPGRKLGHVTVLLSNQNWDQAMAIAHTIENIWYPN, from the coding sequence ATGAAGCGTGTTGGTGTAATTGGTGGCGGACAACTTGCCTGGATGATGGCAGGGGCAGCAAATAAGTTAGGGATAGAATTGGTAGTGCAAACTCCTAGCCCTAACGATCCTGCTGTTGCGATCGCTCATGAGACTGTTTTCGCTTCAGTTGATGACGCAGCGGCTACAGAAATATTAGCCACAAAATGCGATATCATCACTTTTGAAAACGAGTTTGTTAACCTTGAAGCTTTATCGCTGTTGGCAAAAAAAGGTGTTTGCTTCCGCCCAAGTTTAGAATCATTAGCTCCGCTTTTAGATAAATATCATCAACGCTGTTATTTGCGTGATTTAGGCTTACCTGTTCCCCAGTTTTTTGACATTGATGGAGTTTTAAAAGAGAATACCAAAGATGGAACTCAAGAGCTAGGAGTTTGCAGCCAAGAATTAGGAATTGAAAATGAAAATATTTCTAAATTTTCACAAATTATAGAATTAGATTTTCCTCTTGTTTTAAAAGCTCGCCGTCATGGTTATGATGGTCAAGGTACCTTTATTGTTAATGATATAGAGACTCTACGGCAAAAATTAGAATCTGCGATCGCTAAAAAATCTATCTTATCTCATCCAGCTTTTTTATTAGAAGAATTTATCCCATTTGCACGGGAGGTGGCGGTAATTGCAGCGCGTTCTGTGCATGGGGAAGTGGTGATTTATCCAATTGTAGAAACTCAACAAGAAGAACAAGTATGTCGACGGGTAATTGCCCCAGCTAATATTTCACCACAAGTAGCAGCAGAAGTTGAGAAGATTGCTCGTACCCTTCTCAATAGCCTAGAAGCTGTAGGAATTTTTGGCATTGAACTATTTATTACTGCCGACGATCGAGTATTGGTGAATGAAATTGCACCCCGGACTCACAATTCTGGACATTTTTCTCTCGATGCTTGCGAAATATCTCAATTTGAGCAGCATTTGAGAGCAGTTTGTGGCTTACCTTTGGGAAACCCAAATTTGCTTTGTCCATGTGCTATTATGGTAAACTTGTTAGGCTACGAAAAATCCCAAAGCAATTATATTGCTAAACGCCAACAACTGGAACAAATCCCTCAAGCTCACATCCATTGGTACGGTAAAACCGAATCGCGTCCCGGTCGAAAATTGGGACATGTTACGGTATTGTTAAGTAATCAAAACTGGGATCAAGCAATGGCGATCGCCCACACTATAGAAAACATTTGGTATCCCAATTAA
- a CDS encoding heavy-metal-associated domain-containing protein produces the protein MTLQLKVPNMACSACGEAIVKAIQAVDPNATVQADPQTKLVSIETQASQAAVKEAITTAGYSVA, from the coding sequence ATGACGCTACAACTAAAAGTTCCGAACATGGCTTGTTCAGCTTGTGGAGAAGCGATCGTAAAAGCCATCCAAGCAGTTGATCCTAACGCTACGGTTCAAGCCGATCCGCAAACGAAGCTAGTTAGCATCGAAACACAGGCATCCCAAGCAGCTGTTAAGGAAGCAATTACAACTGCTGGCTATTCAGTCGCATGA
- a CDS encoding NUDIX hydrolase N-terminal domain-containing protein, with protein MASDRSLSIIELLDELRAIAQLGLNYSKDVYDRERYERLLGLASAQYEALCSLPSSEIEKRFRAELGYITPKVGVSASILNERGQLLLVQRTDDRTWCLPCGWAEVRETPQQSLMREVLEETGLIVEVGSLIRLSSRMPGDFGLPHTTYHLQFYCTVVGGTLQESHETTKIGYYDISSIRRWHLDHKVEAEAVYQYWCNR; from the coding sequence GTGGCTAGCGATCGCTCCTTAAGTATTATTGAGTTGCTAGATGAGCTGCGGGCAATTGCACAGCTTGGATTGAACTATTCAAAAGACGTTTACGATCGTGAGCGCTACGAGCGCCTTCTTGGTCTTGCTTCGGCACAGTATGAAGCGCTGTGTTCCCTCCCTAGTTCAGAAATAGAGAAGCGCTTTCGCGCTGAGCTTGGCTACATTACGCCGAAGGTCGGTGTATCCGCCTCAATACTAAACGAGCGTGGCCAATTGTTGTTGGTTCAACGTACCGACGATCGCACATGGTGTTTGCCATGTGGTTGGGCTGAAGTTCGAGAAACGCCACAGCAGTCGCTTATGCGCGAAGTGCTCGAAGAAACAGGCTTGATCGTGGAAGTCGGGTCGTTGATTCGTCTTAGTTCGCGAATGCCGGGTGATTTTGGTCTGCCTCACACCACCTACCATCTACAGTTTTATTGCACGGTTGTCGGTGGAACGCTGCAAGAGTCTCACGAAACAACGAAAATAGGGTATTACGATATATCGTCTATCCGAAGATGGCATCTCGATCATAAGGTTGAAGCCGAAGCGGTGTACCAGTATTGGTGCAATCGTTGA
- a CDS encoding DUF3536 domain-containing protein → MTSAAERPAMSGSNLTSPENSTNTKMHDPSIAATGVYVTVHGHFYQPPRENPYLDAIERQPGAAPFHDWNERIHHECYRPNAFARVLNDRGEVVGIVNNYEYLSFNIGPTLMSWLERHDVEVYQRILEADRKSCQRLHGHGNAIAQVYNHIIMPLANERDQYTQIRWGKADFRSRFKRDPEGMWLAETAVDYPTLEALVKEGIRFIVLAPSQAQRCRLLPTKDNPHPQWHEVGGNQIDPTRPYRCYLKPTLSTASSPLSTVSLSPRDGDQGSGIGDREIENPTSQSPIPDRQSLPYIDIFFYDGPISRDMGFSDVLYSSSHLAGRIGSAVRGDHRPAQLISVATDGETFGHHKGGTEKTLAFAFTKEFAHRGWTVTNFAHYLSINPPTWEVELKPVTAWSCAHGVDRWQDDCGCGGGGEWHQQWRRPLRNALNWLRDRLVEVYEEHGRQFFCDPWLARDEYIKVILDRSPANVHRFLSRHQTHKLTDAEQVDALRLLEMQRHALLMFTSCGWFFEEISRPEGTQVLRYAARALELAGDVAGVQLEKGFLKRLAIAPSNVDIFKHGAEVYRQLVATSQLTFKQVAAHHAIASLFNNHKGETRNGGSANNCTVRHSHPYQKRAYCYDVHELDYHLQRLGSLTLAVGHLKLISEITWESEHLVFAVLHLGGWDFHCCIQPFEGRRTYSQQKEKLLASLQTASAANTILTMMQLFGDQAFNLENLFAEERHRLMRLLSQETLTRLDQLYTQTYRDNYGVLMAFHRDGLAAPQELQVAAEIALSYRCMTTLRALEQDISEPQLTVSHILELKAIASEAKHLRCRLNIPEGKQMLEQLILRSLWQLLHDVNGTFDAEMQRLESLIDVAYQLDVGITLDRSQELYFSCLYNKILPQCQMAIANGEDTTRYRHLLKLGQRLAVDVSYWSSQIG, encoded by the coding sequence ATGACTTCTGCTGCTGAACGGCCAGCCATGTCTGGCTCAAATTTGACATCGCCAGAAAATTCCACAAACACCAAAATGCACGATCCCTCGATCGCGGCAACGGGTGTTTATGTCACGGTACACGGTCATTTTTACCAACCGCCAAGGGAAAATCCATATTTGGATGCGATTGAACGCCAACCGGGCGCAGCACCGTTTCATGATTGGAATGAGCGAATTCACCACGAATGCTATCGCCCAAATGCGTTCGCCAGGGTATTAAATGACCGAGGCGAAGTGGTGGGGATCGTGAATAATTATGAGTATTTGAGCTTTAATATTGGCCCAACGCTGATGTCATGGCTGGAACGCCACGATGTAGAGGTTTATCAACGAATTTTGGAGGCAGATCGTAAATCTTGTCAGCGTTTGCATGGTCACGGCAATGCGATCGCGCAAGTATACAACCATATCATCATGCCTCTTGCCAACGAACGGGATCAATATACGCAGATTCGCTGGGGCAAAGCAGACTTCCGATCCCGCTTTAAACGCGATCCCGAAGGTATGTGGCTGGCAGAAACTGCGGTAGATTACCCAACTCTGGAAGCTTTGGTAAAAGAAGGCATTCGCTTTATTGTTTTGGCACCTTCGCAAGCACAGCGTTGCCGTCTCCTACCTACCAAAGATAATCCCCATCCACAATGGCACGAAGTTGGTGGTAATCAGATCGATCCCACACGTCCCTATCGCTGTTACCTCAAACCAACACTCAGCACTGCTTCTTCTCCTTTAAGTACGGTTTCTTTGTCTCCCAGAGATGGCGATCAAGGATCGGGGATCGGGGATCGGGAGATAGAAAATCCCACTTCCCAATCACCAATCCCCGATCGCCAATCTCTTCCCTACATTGATATCTTTTTCTACGATGGCCCCATCTCGCGAGACATGGGCTTTAGCGATGTCCTCTACAGTTCTAGCCACTTGGCGGGACGCATCGGTTCGGCAGTGCGTGGGGATCATCGTCCTGCCCAGTTAATTTCTGTGGCGACAGATGGAGAAACCTTTGGACACCACAAGGGCGGAACTGAGAAAACTCTGGCATTTGCCTTTACAAAAGAGTTTGCCCACCGGGGTTGGACAGTCACGAACTTTGCCCATTATCTCAGCATCAATCCTCCCACTTGGGAAGTGGAATTAAAGCCAGTTACTGCGTGGAGTTGTGCCCACGGTGTTGACAGATGGCAAGATGATTGTGGTTGCGGTGGTGGCGGTGAGTGGCATCAACAATGGCGTCGCCCGTTGCGAAATGCCCTGAATTGGTTGCGCGATCGCTTAGTTGAAGTGTACGAAGAACACGGTAGACAGTTTTTCTGCGATCCTTGGCTAGCACGAGATGAGTATATCAAGGTAATTCTGGATCGTTCTCCTGCCAATGTTCACCGCTTCCTCAGTCGTCATCAAACCCACAAACTCACAGATGCAGAACAAGTAGACGCTTTGCGCCTATTGGAAATGCAGCGTCACGCTTTGCTGATGTTCACTAGTTGCGGTTGGTTTTTTGAAGAAATATCCCGCCCAGAGGGAACGCAGGTTCTGCGCTATGCCGCCCGGGCTTTGGAACTGGCGGGAGATGTGGCAGGCGTGCAGTTAGAAAAAGGCTTCCTGAAACGCCTTGCTATTGCTCCCAGTAATGTTGATATCTTTAAACACGGCGCAGAAGTTTATCGGCAACTGGTGGCGACTTCGCAGCTCACTTTTAAGCAAGTTGCTGCACATCACGCGATCGCTTCACTGTTTAACAATCACAAAGGCGAAACGCGCAATGGTGGATCTGCCAATAACTGTACTGTCAGACATTCCCATCCCTATCAAAAGCGTGCTTATTGCTACGACGTTCACGAGTTAGATTACCACCTGCAACGTCTGGGATCTTTAACACTGGCAGTGGGACACTTAAAGTTGATCTCAGAAATCACTTGGGAAAGTGAACATTTGGTGTTTGCAGTCCTGCATTTAGGAGGTTGGGATTTCCACTGTTGCATTCAACCTTTCGAGGGAAGGCGCACTTACAGCCAACAGAAAGAAAAACTATTAGCATCACTGCAAACAGCCAGTGCAGCTAACACTATCTTGACGATGATGCAATTATTTGGGGATCAAGCATTTAACTTAGAGAATCTCTTCGCTGAGGAACGTCACCGCTTGATGCGATTGCTAAGTCAAGAAACACTGACACGCTTAGACCAACTATATACCCAGACTTATAGAGATAATTATGGTGTGTTGATGGCATTCCACCGGGATGGACTAGCAGCACCGCAAGAGTTGCAAGTAGCAGCGGAGATTGCTTTGAGTTATCGGTGTATGACGACATTGCGTGCCTTAGAGCAAGATATCAGCGAACCGCAACTGACTGTAAGTCATATCCTCGAATTAAAGGCGATCGCTAGCGAAGCCAAACACCTGCGCTGCCGGTTAAATATCCCTGAAGGCAAGCAGATGTTAGAACAGTTAATTTTGCGATCGCTTTGGCAATTGTTACACGATGTTAATGGTACATTTGATGCAGAGATGCAACGCTTGGAAAGCTTGATTGATGTCGCATATCAGCTAGATGTTGGCATAACCTTGGATCGCTCCCAGGAACTATACTTTAGTTGTTTATACAATAAGATTTTGCCCCAATGTCAGATGGCGATCGCCAATGGCGAGGATACAACTAGATACCGTCATTTGTTGAAATTAGGACAAAGGTTAGCTGTTGATGTTAGTTATTGGTCGAGTCAAATAGGGTAG
- a CDS encoding GYD domain-containing protein, translating to MATYILLSNLTDEGAKTIKTHPSRIQEVNKEFEAMGVKVISQYAVLGPYDFVNIVEGPDNQTMARVAAELSSRGSVKVMTMTAIPIDDFISSFQ from the coding sequence ATGGCTACTTACATTCTTTTGAGTAACTTGACCGATGAGGGTGCCAAAACCATTAAAACTCACCCAAGCCGCATTCAAGAAGTTAACAAGGAATTTGAAGCAATGGGGGTGAAAGTTATATCTCAGTACGCTGTGTTAGGTCCCTACGATTTCGTAAATATTGTGGAAGGGCCAGATAACCAGACAATGGCTCGCGTAGCAGCTGAGTTATCGTCGCGTGGTAGTGTGAAAGTAATGACTATGACAGCCATTCCCATTGATGATTTCATCAGCAGTTTCCAGTGA
- a CDS encoding M16 family metallopeptidase encodes MTTSLQKSHIHRTVLNNGIVVLLSENPTADIIAARIFIRAGSCYESRDKAGLAHLLSAVLTKGCDGLSSLEIAERIESVGASLGADTATDYFLLSLKTVTSDFAEILALAGQILRSPTFPEAEVELERRIALQDIRSQKEHPFSIAFDQLRQIVYQDHPYATSALGDESTMSHITRMDLERFHQTYFRPDNLVISIAGRITPDAAVAVVEKVFGDWQAPVDTPLPTLNLPNLTVQPQVAIVPQQTQQSIVMLGYLGVAVHSTNYAALKLLSTYLGNGLSSRLFVELREKRGLAYEVSAFYPTRLFPATFVVYMGTAPENTQIALAGLQKEVDLLSTTPLAEVALQAAKNKILGQYALGKQTNGQLAQLYGWYEILGLGIEFDREFQELIANVSIADAMTVACRYLQEPYVSLVGQEEAIKSAISS; translated from the coding sequence ATGACAACCTCCTTACAAAAATCCCATATCCATCGCACTGTATTAAACAATGGCATAGTGGTACTCCTGTCAGAAAATCCGACAGCAGATATCATCGCAGCGCGGATTTTTATCCGTGCTGGTAGTTGTTACGAAAGCCGAGATAAAGCTGGATTAGCACATTTGCTGTCTGCTGTGTTGACAAAGGGATGTGATGGACTTTCGAGTTTGGAAATAGCTGAACGCATAGAGTCTGTAGGAGCAAGTTTAGGTGCAGATACAGCTACCGATTATTTTTTGCTGTCTTTAAAGACGGTAACATCAGATTTTGCAGAAATTTTAGCATTGGCAGGGCAGATTTTGCGATCGCCCACATTTCCAGAAGCCGAAGTTGAACTAGAACGACGCATTGCCTTACAAGATATTCGTTCGCAAAAAGAACATCCATTTAGCATCGCTTTCGACCAACTGCGGCAGATCGTGTATCAAGATCATCCCTATGCAACCTCAGCGTTAGGAGATGAATCAACCATGAGCCACATAACTCGTATGGACTTAGAGCGGTTTCACCAAACCTATTTCCGTCCAGATAATCTAGTAATTAGTATTGCTGGTCGAATTACACCAGATGCTGCTGTAGCAGTGGTAGAAAAAGTATTTGGTGATTGGCAAGCGCCTGTTGATACTCCACTGCCCACACTAAATTTACCAAATCTCACCGTGCAACCGCAAGTGGCGATCGTACCCCAGCAGACGCAGCAATCAATCGTCATGCTGGGTTATCTCGGAGTAGCAGTGCACTCTACTAACTACGCAGCCTTGAAATTGCTATCTACATACTTGGGAAATGGGCTTTCCAGTCGATTATTTGTAGAACTACGTGAAAAGCGGGGTTTAGCTTACGAAGTATCCGCGTTTTATCCTACACGGCTTTTTCCCGCGACCTTTGTAGTTTACATGGGTACCGCCCCAGAAAATACTCAAATAGCCCTTGCTGGACTGCAAAAAGAAGTTGATTTACTATCTACCACCCCACTTGCAGAAGTAGCACTACAGGCAGCCAAGAACAAAATACTAGGACAATACGCCTTGGGTAAACAAACTAACGGTCAACTTGCTCAGCTATATGGATGGTATGAAATTTTAGGGCTAGGAATTGAATTTGATCGAGAATTTCAAGAATTGATTGCGAATGTTAGTATTGCTGATGCAATGACAGTAGCTTGTCGATATTTACAGGAACCTTATGTATCTCTGGTCGGTCAAGAGGAAGCGATTAAGAGTGCAATTTCTTCCTGA
- a CDS encoding M16 family metallopeptidase produces MFSASIFKLDNGLTFIHQEIPTTPVVVADVWVRAGARVEPEPWFGMAHFLEHMIFKGTAKLAPGVFDQKIENRGGVTNAATSYDYAHYCITTASPFLEDTLPYLAELLQNAAIPEDEFLCERDVVIEEIRQAQDDPDWIGFQALIQSIYQHHPYGRPVLGTQRELMQQSPEAMRCFHRNHYQPENMTVVVVGGIAEESALELVSSTFQNFGDRCCDCPQVPEIAEPIIAGIRRQQLDLPRLEQARLLMAWIGPGVEQLRNAYGLDLLSVLLAEGRTSRLVRDLREEQQLVQGICSNFSLQRDSSLFTITAWLEPENLERVESLIRHHLDDLLTYGISEQELARCQRLLCNDFAFSTETPNQLAGLYGYYNTIAQAELAVTYTEKIKSFDTQQLQELAKEHLSPNHYVVTVLKPC; encoded by the coding sequence GTGTTTTCAGCCTCGATCTTTAAATTAGATAATGGGTTGACATTTATTCATCAAGAAATTCCCACTACTCCTGTAGTTGTGGCTGATGTTTGGGTGCGTGCTGGTGCAAGAGTTGAACCAGAACCTTGGTTCGGCATGGCTCACTTTTTAGAACATATGATATTTAAGGGGACTGCAAAACTTGCGCCGGGAGTCTTCGATCAAAAAATTGAAAACAGGGGTGGGGTGACGAATGCAGCTACTAGCTATGACTACGCCCATTACTGTATCACTACAGCTTCTCCTTTCCTAGAAGATACTCTGCCTTACCTGGCGGAACTGTTGCAGAATGCGGCTATACCAGAAGATGAATTCTTGTGCGAACGAGATGTAGTCATAGAAGAAATCCGCCAAGCACAAGACGATCCGGACTGGATAGGATTTCAAGCACTCATCCAAAGCATATATCAGCACCATCCTTACGGACGTCCTGTGTTGGGAACACAACGAGAACTCATGCAGCAGTCACCGGAAGCAATGCGCTGCTTTCACCGCAATCATTACCAACCAGAAAATATGACGGTAGTAGTTGTTGGGGGAATTGCCGAGGAATCTGCTTTAGAGTTAGTCAGCAGTACATTTCAGAATTTTGGCGATCGCTGCTGTGACTGTCCGCAAGTTCCAGAAATTGCAGAACCAATTATAGCAGGAATTCGTCGTCAACAATTGGATTTACCACGGCTGGAACAAGCACGGTTATTAATGGCGTGGATTGGGCCAGGAGTTGAACAACTCCGCAACGCCTATGGTTTAGATTTGCTCTCAGTATTACTTGCAGAAGGACGAACATCACGCTTAGTACGTGACTTGCGAGAAGAACAACAACTAGTGCAGGGAATATGCAGTAATTTTTCCCTACAAAGAGATTCAAGTTTATTTACAATTACTGCTTGGTTGGAGCCAGAAAATCTTGAACGCGTCGAGTCCTTAATCCGCCACCACTTGGATGATTTACTCACCTATGGCATCAGTGAACAGGAATTAGCTCGTTGCCAACGATTATTATGTAATGATTTTGCATTTTCTACAGAAACGCCAAATCAGCTTGCTGGACTTTACGGATACTATAACACCATTGCTCAAGCAGAACTAGCAGTGACATATACAGAAAAAATTAAGTCTTTTGATACCCAACAACTGCAAGAATTAGCAAAAGAGCATCTTTCACCCAACCATTACGTGGTTACGGTACTTAAACCTTGTTAG
- a CDS encoding heavy metal-responsive transcriptional regulator, with the protein MLVQEQLKQIGTVAKESGVPIKTIRYYEELGLLKASGRTEGGFRLFDSDTLSRLNFIKRAQSLGLTLLEIKEFLNVHDQGELPCEHVKAKLQDKLVAIDEQIQQLLILKLELEGLLSGWETIPESSEQTICPIIEQA; encoded by the coding sequence ATGTTAGTCCAAGAACAGCTAAAACAAATCGGTACAGTAGCTAAAGAAAGTGGCGTACCAATTAAAACCATTCGCTACTATGAAGAACTCGGTCTACTCAAAGCATCAGGGAGAACCGAGGGTGGATTTAGATTGTTTGATTCGGATACTTTGTCTCGCTTGAACTTTATTAAACGCGCCCAAAGTCTTGGTTTGACTCTATTAGAAATTAAAGAATTTTTGAATGTTCACGACCAAGGAGAATTACCCTGCGAACATGTCAAAGCTAAGCTGCAAGATAAGCTGGTAGCTATCGATGAACAAATCCAGCAACTTCTCATTCTGAAATTAGAGTTAGAAGGGCTACTTTCTGGGTGGGAAACAATACCTGAAAGTTCTGAGCAAACAATTTGTCCTATTATTGAACAAGCTTAA